Within the Opitutaceae bacterium TAV5 genome, the region CAGGTGAACAGCTTTACGGAGGCGGGCCGTCTGCTGCGGCTCACGCAATCGGCGGTCAGCCATGCGGTCGCCAGGCTGGAGAGCGACCTGGAAACCAGGCTGGTCTGGCGAGGCTGGCGGACCAGCACGCTGACGAAAGCAGGCGTGGTGCTGTTGCGGCATGCCGAGGCGATTTTTGGAGAAATGCAGCGGACGCGGGAGAGCATGGAAGCCTTTCGTGACCCACCGTCCTCCGGACAATAACGAAAGCCGCGGCGCGGGCACGACCCGCCCCGGGAGCGGACGCCCCGTGCCTCGCCGGGCGATATCCGGCACCATCCCTTGATTCCTGTTTCGCTCCCATTCGTCGGCGGGACTCCATGCAGCCAGACGTCCCGATCACTCGCAACGCGGGTACAAGAAAGATAAAAGTAATGATTTAACATCCTATTCCATTGTATTAAATGGTCTTATGTTTATTACAGGGTTTTGCCTATCTATCCAAATTTCGGAAAGTCTGGCACAGTGTGCATCGAACTTGCGCCACATGCACATCACCATTGCCAACATCACCACGACTTCCGCAGCCCCGGCTATACCGGGGCGATCGGGCGCGACCCGGGCATTGAACGAAGTCAATCGCGGTGATGGCTGGCAAATCACCGGTAACACTGCCGGCACGTCGTACGGGGACTTCAGCCCACTCGCCGGGTGGAAGTACCGCACCACTTTCGTCGCCAACAACCGAATGGTCGGCCAGATCAGCCCCGAAACCGCCGTCCTTGTCCAGGCCGCACCGGCAAAATGAGCTGAACGACCAGGGCAGCCCAAAAGGATTTAACCACTCATGCACACTAACAAGAACAGAATGAAACAGGCGCTGCGCATCCGCCCTGTATCATTCCGATATCGGACCATTAGTGTCTATTAGTGTGCATTAGTGGTTAAGAAATACAGATTATAAACACCCGGATATCCAGGTCCG harbors:
- a CDS encoding LysR family transcriptional regulator — its product is MEPIDSQKLLAFYTLAQVNSFTEAGRLLRLTQSAVSHAVARLESDLETRLVWRGWRTSTLTKAGVVLLRHAEAIFGEMQRTRESMEAFRDPPSSGQ